A region of the Peromyscus leucopus breed LL Stock chromosome X, UCI_PerLeu_2.1, whole genome shotgun sequence genome:
CAGTCAGAACCATCACAACCAGCCTCATCTTTACGGTGGCTCCTATGTTGGGGATGGTCAAAAGCACATGCAAGTGCTTTTGTGCTTTGCTTGCTTAGCACTGAGTCCCTGTCTTGCTGATGCATTTGTAGTTGTCACATGTACCAGCTGCCCCAAGCACAGGGGAACATTCCTTCTGGACTCCACACCCGAACCATGCCATGTTGCTTCCTGGCCTGCTGCTGTTTACAATATCCAATTTAGTGCTGGATCTTTGAAGAGCAGACTTCCATACTTACAGGAGTTCCTTCCCTAATGAGGCCTCTGCTATGAGCTTGTAGGGCCTGTAAGACAGGCCAGGAAGCCCTGCTTGTACTCCGTGTTATCTCTTTGCCCAGGTTTTAACACAAGCTGGGCACTAGCCAGTTGAGTAGTGCTCCTTAGTACTATGGAAGGATAGTTGGGAAGAGGCTGGATGCCAAGCCCCAAGTAAACCCACCCTGCTGCAAAGCCTAAAGCCACTTTTCTAGTGCTATCTAGTCTCCATGATAGGTCATTGGAACAGCTGGCCACACCCTCGCACCTAGGCTTAACCTCTGTGGCAAACAGTGAAAGGGTTGGGTGCTGGCTGGGGGTGTAGAAGGTGtcagagttgcaggtggttgtggcacatgcctttaatcccagcactctagaggcagaggcaggtggatctctgagttcaaggccagccaggtctacagagtgagttccaggatagactccaaagctacacagagaaaccctgtcttgaaaaaccaaaaaataaaaaaaaaaaataaaaatgaaggtgtCAGAGCATATAAACACAGTTTATGACCCAGGTTCATCCAAGCCAAGGGGTCTGCCATTCTCAGTTCTTGGGATGAGTCTGGGATGCACTAGGGAGTAGTGCTGAGAGTCTGACAACAGTAGGTAAACAGCAGATTCAGGAAAGGCCAGAGTTGGAAGCAGTAGCTTCTCCCCTTGGCTGCTGAGGTTCAAATGACAAGTGACTTTTTTATCTTCTGGCAACAGCTATTGGCCGACCAGTTGCTCTTTCTGGTTCTGTCTCCAACACCTGGTCAGATGGCAATGATAGCTAAAGGTGAAGTTGGTGTTCCAGGGTATCAGTAACCTAGTGCTGCCAGCCATCCTGATGCCACCTTTCCCTGAGCTAGCCAAGGCAGCATCAGTATCAGCCCACATCCTGGTCCTAAGACCCCACCACCAGAGACTAGGATGACTCCAGAGCTTGCAGTAGTCTCCTTCACTGGGAAGTGGTAGAAAGCTGGAGAAACCCCTAAAAGCACCTGGAGCCAGTATCTAGCCCTCTGctctcccattcccaccacttCCTACaagcctctttcccttccctattCACCAGCATGGTTGTAATGTACATTCCCATCCAGAGCTGTTAAGTGGCAGGGCGATGAGGCTGTGTCCTTGTGACCCAGCCTTCCCAGCAACAGGATTCAGCTTCTGGGAACGGGCCCTCCGATTTCCCACTCACATCCATCTTGGCATCTTGCCTACCACCAATTTGCTGTAGAAATCTGGGCATTTAGGAACTAATGAACTGACTCCGAGCACAAACAGCATGATGACAATGAACACAGGGAACCCAATCAACAGAGTAAAAAGGCAGCTTGCTTTATTCTTGGGATGTAGGTAGGGAATAGGGGTATCCTGTAGCCTCCAATATGAGCTTCACCAAGCCAGAGAGGCATAAAACATGGCACATTAGAAAGTTGCATTGCTGAAAGAGGTTCTAAGCATCTCTCACTCAGCCAACCTTCCTTTTTCTGGGTCCAGGCCTCCCAACTCCCACCACATCTTCTCTAGGCTAGGTGAGGTCTTGCCTGTTGCTCATTGGGTTTGGCTTCTCAAACCCCTGGACATCTAAGCTCCTTGATCAGGCCACTAAAAAGAGTGGCTCTGTTCCAAATGGCATAGGCCAGGGGTCAGCAAATGCTTTTTGGATGGATACTGTGCCCATAATCCCTGTGACTTCACTTTCAGAAAGTCACTGGGGAAGGAGGTGGGCCTCATGGGTGCACTTTGAAAAGCCAACTCAGATCCTCCCTGCCACCCCTCAGAGTAGAGACCACCAGGACAGCTGCTTCCTATtcttccccatccccttcctttccctcccacccaaccctccctcttttcctccccccaACCTCCTTCCCAGCCAGCATTTGGTGGGGTCCACCTTTGTCAGGCTGCCTGAAGGATCTGCCAGCCCCTAGAGCAGgtccacaaaacagaaaacaactatTGGCAagcacagaaaaggagaaaaaccacaaaatttaGGGTTGCCTTTTTCTACAAATAACTGCAGCTtccaggggtggggagaggctgtGCTCAGCAAGAAGCTGGAAATTCTCTTGTGCTTAGGATAGTCTATTGCACCTCTCTCTGCACTGACTTCCCTGTCTCCAGGAACACACCAAGAGCACTGTgtatgtacacaaacatgcacaaacacacagttgCCCTTTATGGGTATGCCCTCTGTGCTGGCTGTTGGCATAGCCTCTTGGGGAGAAGGAAATAGGTGGTGGGAGAGAAGTGTcccttctaggggctttctattACCAAAggtctgtgcacacatacaaatacaggAGTGTACATGAGCACAgcgtacaagcacacacatagacacacactagATTCTAAGGGAGGGTGAGGGTCAGGCTTTCTAGACCTGGGCTGGGCTTCTGCTGGGGCAGCTCAGACAGTGGTAACAGAGAGCAGAGGGTTGTAGATCCTTTTTCCATCAGCTGAGCGGGCACCATGGGCCAGCATCTCTTGGATTGTGATCCAGTTGTCCAGGATCTTCTTGTTTCGCTTCTTCATGGTCTTACGGTGGCTCAGTGCGATGATGTTGAGCTCAGGCTTGCTGTCACCATTCTGCTGCTCCCTTAGACACTCCAGGCGGCTCTGCATCATGAACTCACGCCGCTTCCGTTGCTCCCGGGCTCGGATCAGGtgctgcttcctctcttccttgctcCAGTAACGGCCCATCTTCATTTCACTTACTGCATCATCATCAGTGGTCATGCCGCTGCGTTCCTCCCGGATCTTCAGGGCCCTAGCCTTCAGCAGCCGATCTCGCACAGGCCGCTTAGCCACATAGCGGGTTCCATCACTTCGAACCTTCACTTTCCACTCCATTCGGGGCGCTTCGACAGCTGcagccaccaccccacccacccgAGGACCACTAGCCAAGCTCAAGGAGCCATGGCCCAGATCCTCCAGGGTGCGTGGTGGGGCCAACTGCACACAGCTGTGGTAGTGCTCACTCTCCTGGCCACGATGACGCCTGGAGAGATAAGGGCTGCCTTCAGGGCCTACACGCTCCAGAGGAACACCTGTCTTGGTGTTGCGGCGGACACGCTCCTCTGTGTGCTGTCTCCGGCCCACCTCAGGATCCCGAGAGAGTGATCGGAACTTGGCAGGGCTTCCTGGTGAAGGAGCCCCCTTGGGGTGGGTGGTGACAGGAGGGCCAGAAGGGGTTCGGTTCAAGTTGGAATTGCCAGCAGCAGATCGCTTCAGAGGCATCTCAGGCAGAGGCTCCACAAGCAGTGGAGTGCTACGGCAGCTCTCCCCAGTGTTGTAGGCACTGGTGCTATCCTTGTCTGATTTCTCTGGTAGTTCAGAGATATCAGACAGTTCGTGCTTTTTGGGCTCACTGGCTGCTAGGTCATAGAGGctctcctcctccagcagccagGCCTTCATACAGCGCTCTCGCAACTGCTGCATCTTCTGTGCCCGCAAAATGTTGCGGCACTTGAACTCTAGGTGTCgaagctcctcctccagcatggccatCTCATGGCCTAGGCTTTCATTGCGGTTGACATCCAGGGCACTATTGCCACTGGAGGCCCGGGAGAAGAAGATGCCTAGCTGGTTGCCATTCTCCAGGTGGCACTTGATCTCCAGCAGTTCCCGGTAACGTTCATACTCCTCATCAGTGAGCCCAGGCAGGTCAGCCCCTCCCAGTCCTGCCCCCTCGGCCAGCAGAGAGTCCATGCTGAAGTGGAAATCCCTGCTCTGCAGGGCATCTCCTTGCAGGCCAAACTTGCGCAGACTTCCAGGGGTGTTGGTGGTGCTGGGGGGCTCATCACCCAGCAGGTCATGTTCAGAGCTCTCTTCATTGCGGGTACTCTCATCAGTCCGGCCTACACCGCTGTCCAACTCCTGGCTGTTGCTCAAGCCTGGGCCCCCATCAGGAGCCCCCTTTTCATCATTTCCAGTCTGGGACAGAAATGACAAACACAGTCAGGTTGGTTTTCACAAACAAATGTGATGCAGGAGGACTAGAAAGTTCATGGCCCAGGCTCGGAGACCATGTACACCTACagtccctttctccttcctccctctctcttgcccTCCCCACTTAGCAGGCCTTCGTCCTTCCTCACCTGCTGGGCAGGGGGTGACTTCAGCTTCTGGGAACTAAGGTCCCCTTCATTCTCAGACCCAAAGTCATCTAGGAAGTCATCTCTGTCACTGTCTTTCCACCGCTTTGCTAGCTGCAGAGACAGACATGAGCTAGCCAACACTTTAAAGATTTCCCCAATACCCCTCCACATTGCCCTAGGCCCATGCTCTCAGTGAAATCAAACAGACTAGCAGCTTTCAAGACAGAAAGCCTGTGAGGGGCCCTGTCACCCTATCAGGTAGACACACACACCTGGCTCTCAGGCCTGGCCACCAGCAGGGAGATGTTGGTGTTCTCCTCCTGACTCAGGATAGCCACTGCCTCCTCTCGGTTCTGGACATCCATTCCGTTAATCTGCAGAGGTCCAGGGTACAATCAATAAGAATGCTAATGGAGGACTCTAACTGTACAAAGGATAGGCTCTTGAACTCTGGGAAGGCATAAATAAGCAAAATGCATCAGGGGAAAGGATGGCCTGGCCTGTGTAAGAGCATGTGTGCTCAGAGAATGGGGGAGCAGAAATACAGGGAAAAGAGGGCAGGGGGTGCTGGCAGGGATACATGTGAGCCACTCAGGGCAGTTAAGCAGAACAGAGGTAAGATTTGGTCCAGGTTCCAGGGTAGAAGGCCAGATTTTCAGCAGAAAAGATCTAAGAATGGATcatggagagagaggacagggctGCCACAGGGCAGGCATGGCAACCTGATCTTGAGTGCTCACCTGGATGATTCGGTCTCCCTCACGGATCCGGCCGTCTTTGGCTGCAATGCTGTTGGGATTTACCTGCAGGACACATGCATCTTGGGGACTTGGGCACCTATGGTGTCCTTTTCAGTGCAAGTGGGTATGTGTGGGGTAGCCTCACCTTGGGGTGCTCCCAAGGCAAATGCCCAGGCTTGCTCACTTTCCCACCTCACCTCAAAGTAGCAGCTTCCAAGCTctaggaagcaggggcaggtcaATGGGCCCAGGCAGTTTGCTCCCTCAGCTTGGGAGAAACAGAATGACCAGAAGTAGCTCCCCAGCCACTACCCAACACTTCTGTATTTTGCTTCTATTCCTTGTACTGCTATACTCTTGCATCAAagcctttctctttttcagtGTTAAGGAACCTAGAGCCTTGTGTATACTAgggaagcactttaccactgaactgtacCCCCAACTTTTTTgaagaaagattcattttattttaatttttaaattttttttgtatatatgtgcatgtgtgagtacaggtactggtagagtccagaagaaggttttggaccccctggagctggagttagaggtgattGTAAGATAtcctatgtgggttctgggaattgaaatcaggtcctctggaagaccagtaagAACCATCCTTCCAGAATACAGCCCCATACACGCCTTTTTAAAACAGTCCcattatgtagctctagctaATCTCAAGCTCACAAATCTacatgcctttgcctcctgagtgctgggtttaaaaacACAATTACCCATACCCAACTTGTTgtgtttttgaaatagagtctcatgcaactcaagctgacctcaaattcacaaattCACAATGTAGTCAAGGGTGACattgaactcctgaacctcccAAGTGCATGGATTACAGAGGCATGAGCTACCCAATTCAgaggcttttttatttatttatttatttattttggccagGAGctaggtactgccatgtggctgGACACTTCTTCATACATCAagtctgggattttttttccatttggaagGGTAGCTTTAGTAGGATAGTGCTAGTGGAGGGGCTGCTGCTGGACACACAGACATCTGCCAAAGGGAAGAAAGtaggggagagaagaggtggggtGTTTAAGTCCTTGATGTCTGGGCACAGACAGGACTGTCTCCCTAGATATACTGAAACCATGCCCACCATGGCCTTAACACCCACAACCTACTGTAACCTATTGTTAGGCCTCTGGACAGCTCTAAAGTCTGGGCAGGCTTTGTGGAGAGACCACAAAGCTCAGCTAGAACAGCTCTGGGGCTCTGTGTGCCACAGCCTGCCACAGCACCTCTCCATACCTCTCCAACGTAGATGCCCAGGTCCTCCTCATCATCTGTGCGGTAGCACACCATCAGGCCCAGCTTGTCTTGGTGGCTGTTTTTACACAGCTCCACCTCCTGCCACAGGGGTAGGGGAGGAAGTAGAGTTATAAAGAACTGAAGTGTATGAGAAGGGATGCCTACAGCCTTGGCTGCAGCCTTGGCCCAGACCCTAGTTCCTAGCACCCCCAGCACTCCTATGTCTTTTGCTTCAATTACCTAAACTGAGTATATGCAGCCCCTGACTTTGAGGGCTACCCTCTCTTACCATCCTAAATGACGCGAGTGTTCAGTGGTTTCCCTACCAGGAAACGCCCAAGACATAGGATGTACAGGATACATAGGACACAGACATGCGTGGGACACAGAGTCACCaacatagacagaaggaacacaCCACCTCACCCACACCCTCCCTGACTCAGGCTGCTCTCTACTGGGAAGGGTCATGAGGCCcagccaccagggggcagcaggAGCCAAGCCTGGGCAGAGCTGCAGAAAGTGAGCCTGCTCAGACTCCAGCACACTGCAGGTTCTGGCTAGCCAGAACGGCCAGGCCAGCCACTAGGCTCACCTCGTACTCCAGCTCGTCCATTCGCTCTGCCTCCTGCGGGCCGCCCTCCATGAACTCCGCTGGATCATAATACTCATGGCTGATGGGGGGGCTGCCCAGGAGAAGGGGGGGTCAGATGGGCTATCTGCTTCTTTAGCACCCTAGCCCCAGCTCCAAGCTGGCCAGTCCCAGTGTAGTAAGCAGAGAACCCTGTTCTAGATGTACTCTCTAGAGAAAGTGGCCAAGCTGCTGCCTCTAGAACCCTCCTTTCTGATCTATACAAATGCTGTGGAAGGATCAGGAATGCTCCTCAAATAAGAGCTCGTAGGGATCCATCCTAGGGACCTAGGTAAGCACACCTTGTTCTCCCCATCCCAACTCCTAGACCAGGGGCTGATTTCTCCAAAGCTCTAAGTGCCCAGGCTGCCTTTGGCACTGTTCCCACTCATGCAGAACTCTCAGGAGTTACCCTGGCCTTCTGCAGAGCAGACAAGCACCCCTCTGCCTCCAGGGAGGGGTTGCCCTCTTTGCTCCCAAAGACTGACTACTCACTGCCCTCTGGCCTACCTCTCTGAACAAAAGGGTTCCCACAACCACCTCCCTGCATCCCCCAGTGGAATTAGTAGAATGAGTCAGTGCTGCTCGCATGGTCACAGCCACCAGGCCAGGATGAAAGGCCCTTCTTTTGAGAAGGCCAAAGAAAGAAGCCgaagagatggaggaaaatcAGAGCAGGTAGAAGAATGAGACAGACAAGGGATGCAAGAAGATTCAAGGAGAGATGCTTGtaaggaggcagagaagatggggcagaagaagaaagaggatggaGGAGCAGCCAAGTCCTGGGCACAGAGGCTCCCCCTTAGCCTTTCTGCCAGCTGGCACCAGGCCTGAGGCCAGAGGCCTGGAGGTTTCTGAGCCCAAGTGCCACTGTCAGCTATAGAGGTCAAGGAGCCTGCTTCCTACTCAAGAGTGGCAACTGAGTTGGGTTTCCCCACCATGGCTAGAGCTGCAGCAAGCCACCTGTGGGTCACATGGGGACAACTGCCCCAGGTGGCGTGTCCTCTCTGGAGGCAGggcccaggccctcctgagggcAACTCACAGCTCAGAAAGGACGTACGGCTCCAAGATGCccatgggtggggtgggtgggcgCAGCTTGCCCAGTGCCATGATATGCTCGAAGGTGATGTCGGTCTGAGTGCCACTGTCCACCAGCTGAAGGTCATGGCAGGAGCTGTCCCCCCGCAGACGGGGGCTGCGTCTCAGCACCTGGATCACCAGGGGTTCTTTGGAGGCACGCAGGGCCTCTAGGGTTTGCTCCTGAGACAGCTTGGAGAGCTCCTTCCCGTTCACCTGTGGCAGAGATATGCCTCTGTGAGAACACTCATGAGCCGGCTTCTCCCCTCTGGAGGTGAAGGCCAGCAGGACCCTAAGCTGCTAACCAGCACCCAGACCTGTTCAACCAAGAAATATGTTCTCCACCCAGCCCTAGCTACCCCTGGTGCCCTCTTTCCCAGGCAGACCCCATTCGTCAGCCTCCAACCCAGAGTTCTGAGTATTGTGACTCCCTCAAAGCCAGGTGAGTATGTGTACAGGGTCTGAAAGTTCTGCCATCACCTCAAAACATCTGCAGTCCCTCCTCCACCAGGAACCATACAAATTTCTCTGATCCTCCCATCAGGATCTGCCTCTCCTCTGGCAGCACTCACTGATGCCAGAGCTAGCATCTAAAAAACCCAGAGTCCCTTGATGATGACTGAGACAAACTAGCCAACCTCAGTGAGTGTCAATTTGTGCTTACCCAACACTAGGGCCAGAGGATGACCGAGTACAGCAAAGCAATGAacacagggaaggagaaatgaagaaaacagtaaaatgtATAAGGAAATGGGCTGTTCCTTCTGATGACAACTGACTTGCTGAAGAGGAAGAGACtcctaacatttaaaaaaaaaatacaagtgtcCTAAAAGAGGTGCCAAATGGTGAATCTTACAAGGCCAGCACAATTTCCTGGGCACTTGCTATGTACCAGGTTGCAGGCAGGGCTCCTAAA
Encoded here:
- the Pdzd4 gene encoding PDZ domain-containing protein 4 isoform X2 yields the protein MGCNMCVVQKPEEQYKVMLQVNGKELSKLSQEQTLEALRASKEPLVIQVLRRSPRLRGDSSCHDLQLVDSGTQTDITFEHIMALGKLRPPTPPMGILEPYVLSELPPISHEYYDPAEFMEGGPQEAERMDELEYEEVELCKNSHQDKLGLMVCYRTDDEEDLGIYVGEINGMDVQNREEAVAILSQEENTNISLLVARPESQLAKRWKDSDRDDFLDDFGSENEGDLSSQKLKSPPAQQTGNDEKGAPDGGPGLSNSQELDSGVGRTDESTRNEESSEHDLLGDEPPSTTNTPGSLRKFGLQGDALQSRDFHFSMDSLLAEGAGLGGADLPGLTDEEYERYRELLEIKCHLENGNQLGIFFSRASSGNSALDVNRNESLGHEMAMLEEELRHLEFKCRNILRAQKMQQLRERCMKAWLLEEESLYDLAASEPKKHELSDISELPEKSDKDSTSAYNTGESCRSTPLLVEPLPEMPLKRSAAGNSNLNRTPSGPPVTTHPKGAPSPGSPAKFRSLSRDPEVGRRQHTEERVRRNTKTGVPLERVGPEGSPYLSRRHRGQESEHYHSCVQLAPPRTLEDLGHGSLSLASGPRVGGVVAAAVEAPRMEWKVKVRSDGTRYVAKRPVRDRLLKARALKIREERSGMTTDDDAVSEMKMGRYWSKEERKQHLIRAREQRKRREFMMQSRLECLREQQNGDSKPELNIIALSHRKTMKKRNKKILDNWITIQEMLAHGARSADGKRIYNPLLSVTTV
- the Pdzd4 gene encoding PDZ domain-containing protein 4 isoform X4, whose translation is MGCNMCVVQKPEEQYKVMLQEVELCKNSHQDKLGLMVCYRTDDEEDLGIYVGEVNPNSIAAKDGRIREGDRIIQINGMDVQNREEAVAILSQEENTNISLLVARPESQLAKRWKDSDRDDFLDDFGSENEGDLSSQKLKSPPAQQTGNDEKGAPDGGPGLSNSQELDSGVGRTDESTRNEESSEHDLLGDEPPSTTNTPGSLRKFGLQGDALQSRDFHFSMDSLLAEGAGLGGADLPGLTDEEYERYRELLEIKCHLENGNQLGIFFSRASSGNSALDVNRNESLGHEMAMLEEELRHLEFKCRNILRAQKMQQLRERCMKAWLLEEESLYDLAASEPKKHELSDISELPEKSDKDSTSAYNTGESCRSTPLLVEPLPEMPLKRSAAGNSNLNRTPSGPPVTTHPKGAPSPGSPAKFRSLSRDPEVGRRQHTEERVRRNTKTGVPLERVGPEGSPYLSRRHRGQESEHYHSCVQLAPPRTLEDLGHGSLSLASGPRVGGVVAAAVEAPRMEWKVKVRSDGTRYVAKRPVRDRLLKARALKIREERSGMTTDDDAVSEMKMGRYWSKEERKQHLIRAREQRKRREFMMQSRLECLREQQNGDSKPELNIIALSHRKTMKKRNKKILDNWITIQEMLAHGARSADGKRIYNPLLSVTTV
- the Pdzd4 gene encoding PDZ domain-containing protein 4 isoform X1, which encodes MGCNMCVVQKPEEQYKVMLQVNGKELSKLSQEQTLEALRASKEPLVIQVLRRSPRLRGDSSCHDLQLVDSGTQTDITFEHIMALGKLRPPTPPMGILEPYVLSELPPISHEYYDPAEFMEGGPQEAERMDELEYEEVELCKNSHQDKLGLMVCYRTDDEEDLGIYVGEVNPNSIAAKDGRIREGDRIIQINGMDVQNREEAVAILSQEENTNISLLVARPESQLAKRWKDSDRDDFLDDFGSENEGDLSSQKLKSPPAQQTGNDEKGAPDGGPGLSNSQELDSGVGRTDESTRNEESSEHDLLGDEPPSTTNTPGSLRKFGLQGDALQSRDFHFSMDSLLAEGAGLGGADLPGLTDEEYERYRELLEIKCHLENGNQLGIFFSRASSGNSALDVNRNESLGHEMAMLEEELRHLEFKCRNILRAQKMQQLRERCMKAWLLEEESLYDLAASEPKKHELSDISELPEKSDKDSTSAYNTGESCRSTPLLVEPLPEMPLKRSAAGNSNLNRTPSGPPVTTHPKGAPSPGSPAKFRSLSRDPEVGRRQHTEERVRRNTKTGVPLERVGPEGSPYLSRRHRGQESEHYHSCVQLAPPRTLEDLGHGSLSLASGPRVGGVVAAAVEAPRMEWKVKVRSDGTRYVAKRPVRDRLLKARALKIREERSGMTTDDDAVSEMKMGRYWSKEERKQHLIRAREQRKRREFMMQSRLECLREQQNGDSKPELNIIALSHRKTMKKRNKKILDNWITIQEMLAHGARSADGKRIYNPLLSVTTV
- the Pdzd4 gene encoding PDZ domain-containing protein 4 isoform X3 → MGCNMCVVQKPEEQYKVMLQVNGKELSKLSQEQTLEALRASKEPLVIQVLRRSPRLRGDSSCHDLQLVDSGTQTDITFEHIMALGKLRPPTPPMGILEPYVLSELPPISHEYYDPAEFMEGGPQEAERMDELEYEEVELCKNSHQDKLGLMVCYRTDDEEDLGIYVGEVNPNSIAAKDGRIREGDRIIQINGMDVQNREEAVAILSQEENTNISLLVARPESQTGNDEKGAPDGGPGLSNSQELDSGVGRTDESTRNEESSEHDLLGDEPPSTTNTPGSLRKFGLQGDALQSRDFHFSMDSLLAEGAGLGGADLPGLTDEEYERYRELLEIKCHLENGNQLGIFFSRASSGNSALDVNRNESLGHEMAMLEEELRHLEFKCRNILRAQKMQQLRERCMKAWLLEEESLYDLAASEPKKHELSDISELPEKSDKDSTSAYNTGESCRSTPLLVEPLPEMPLKRSAAGNSNLNRTPSGPPVTTHPKGAPSPGSPAKFRSLSRDPEVGRRQHTEERVRRNTKTGVPLERVGPEGSPYLSRRHRGQESEHYHSCVQLAPPRTLEDLGHGSLSLASGPRVGGVVAAAVEAPRMEWKVKVRSDGTRYVAKRPVRDRLLKARALKIREERSGMTTDDDAVSEMKMGRYWSKEERKQHLIRAREQRKRREFMMQSRLECLREQQNGDSKPELNIIALSHRKTMKKRNKKILDNWITIQEMLAHGARSADGKRIYNPLLSVTTV